In Paenibacillus kyungheensis, the following are encoded in one genomic region:
- a CDS encoding MBL fold metallo-hydrolase — MEVAKGVDMLELDFHGNKIHPVLVWDKEMAILIDTGFPGQIEDLRLAIEQTGVSLDQLKVIILTHQDVDHIGNLPDMLQKPNHSITVYAHELDKPYIQGELPLLKDSHLHNPPKGKVSDILVDGQELPFCGGIHVIHTPGHTAGHISLYLKQSKTLIAGDSMYSVNGQLQGIHTPTTPDIDSARRSLRKYLNFDIASVVCYHGGLSSIEVNNQIVQLTQEP, encoded by the coding sequence ATGGAAGTTGCTAAAGGGGTAGACATGCTTGAACTTGATTTTCACGGAAACAAGATTCATCCTGTGCTTGTGTGGGACAAAGAAATGGCTATTTTGATCGATACAGGATTCCCGGGACAAATAGAAGATTTACGCCTAGCTATAGAACAAACAGGTGTATCATTGGATCAGCTCAAGGTGATTATTTTGACCCATCAGGATGTAGATCATATCGGTAACCTTCCAGATATGTTACAGAAGCCTAATCACTCTATTACAGTGTATGCACATGAACTGGATAAACCTTATATTCAAGGAGAATTACCACTATTAAAAGATAGTCATCTCCATAACCCTCCCAAGGGTAAAGTAAGCGATATCTTAGTAGATGGTCAAGAACTGCCTTTTTGTGGTGGCATTCATGTTATTCACACGCCAGGGCATACGGCTGGTCATATTAGCCTTTATTTAAAACAAAGCAAAACGTTAATTGCTGGTGATTCGATGTACAGTGTAAATGGACAACTCCAAGGAATTCATACCCCCACTACGCCAGATATAGATTCAGCTCGTCGCTCGTTACGAAAATATTTGAATTTCGATATTGCATCTGTTGTTTGTTATCACGGAGGTTTAAGTAGTATAGAGGTGAATAACCAAATAGTACAACTGACTCAAGAACCCTAA
- a CDS encoding methyl-accepting chemotaxis protein, whose translation MNEMSQLEMVTDELVIRTLQDNLAIIRFGTNRKIAYVNPIFAEVVGYTPQQMIGMPHKNLCFPEFANSIEYEKFWDSLLSGETFHDKIERKDAHGNAIWLEATYMPVWNKNRNEVIGVTKVATDITERQGDLSCVVDDLQKTAQALNIRSSAGIEQSQELLNSMNRIVESSTTNTTTLINLQEQALEIQGIVQTIRKIASQTHMLALNAAIEATHAGEFGRGFNVVAREVRKLSSMVQDSIIEVKKSVDSMSLEVQKISNGTDDVRQSVQQGEEQVNTAMKAFTDIAYSAQILDIQAQKVAKII comes from the coding sequence ATGAACGAAATGAGTCAGCTTGAAATGGTGACGGACGAATTGGTGATACGTACTTTGCAAGATAATTTGGCTATTATCCGTTTTGGTACGAATCGTAAAATTGCTTATGTGAATCCTATTTTTGCAGAAGTTGTTGGGTATACTCCTCAACAAATGATTGGTATGCCTCATAAAAATTTATGTTTTCCTGAATTTGCAAATAGTATCGAGTATGAGAAGTTCTGGGATAGTCTACTTTCTGGCGAAACCTTTCACGATAAAATAGAACGCAAAGATGCACACGGTAATGCAATCTGGCTAGAAGCCACTTATATGCCGGTATGGAACAAAAATAGAAATGAAGTCATTGGCGTGACCAAAGTGGCTACAGATATTACAGAGCGTCAAGGTGACCTCTCATGTGTCGTAGATGATCTCCAAAAAACAGCACAAGCACTTAACATTCGTTCATCCGCAGGCATCGAGCAGAGTCAAGAACTACTCAATAGCATGAACAGAATTGTGGAATCATCGACGACGAATACAACAACACTGATTAATTTGCAAGAACAAGCATTAGAGATTCAAGGCATTGTACAGACGATTCGTAAAATAGCATCACAAACACATATGCTGGCTCTAAATGCAGCGATAGAAGCTACACATGCAGGTGAATTTGGACGAGGGTTTAATGTAGTGGCTAGAGAAGTACGTAAGCTATCTTCGATGGTACAAGATTCGATTATCGAAGTGAAAAAAAGCGTAGATTCGATGAGTCTAGAAGTGCAGAAAATTTCTAATGGCACAGACGATGTAAGGCAAAGTGTGCAACAAGGGGAAGAGCAAGTCAATACGGCAATGAAAGCTTTTACAGATATCGCTTACTCTGCTCAGATATTAGATATTCAGGCGCAGAAGGTAGCGAAGATTATATAA